The following are from one region of the Candidatus Hydrogenedentota bacterium genome:
- a CDS encoding IS3 family transposase, giving the protein APRVQAELAAAGVQVARKRVARLMRSAGLRGASRRRDVHTTVRAPADVPALDLVQRDFSAPAPDRLWVADITYVPTLAGFLYLAVVLDVFSRRIVGWAMAAHLRTELVLAALDMALGQRRPATVIHHSDHGCQYTAFAFAFAFAFAFAFAFGTRCRANGVRPSMGSVGDCYDNAMCESFFATLECELLARSRFSNHAEARQAIFAFVEGWYNTRRRHSAPDYLSPNDYERRYHAGTAHPSAELST; this is encoded by the coding sequence GCGCCGCGCGTGCAGGCGGAACTGGCCGCCGCCGGCGTGCAGGTGGCGCGCAAGCGCGTGGCGCGGCTGATGCGCTCGGCCGGCTTGCGCGGCGCCAGCCGGCGTCGTGACGTGCATACCACCGTACGCGCGCCGGCTGACGTGCCGGCCCTCGATCTGGTCCAGCGCGACTTCAGCGCCCCGGCACCGGATCGCCTCTGGGTGGCCGACATCACCTACGTGCCGACGCTGGCGGGCTTCCTGTATCTGGCCGTGGTGCTCGACGTGTTCAGTCGTCGCATCGTCGGCTGGGCGATGGCCGCACACCTGCGCACCGAGCTGGTACTCGCCGCCCTCGACATGGCGCTCGGTCAGCGCCGGCCCGCCACCGTGATCCATCACTCCGATCACGGCTGCCAGTACACCGCCTTCGCCTTCGCCTTCGCCTTCGCCTTCGCCTTCGCCTTCGCCTTCGGCACCCGCTGCCGCGCCAACGGCGTGCGCCCGTCGATGGGCTCGGTCGGCGACTGCTACGACAACGCCATGTGCGAGAGCTTCTTCGCCACGCTCGAATGCGAACTGCTCGCGCGCAGCCGCTTCAGCAACCACGCCGAGGCCCGCCAGGCGATCTTTGCGTTCGTCGAAGGCTGGTACAACACCCGGCGCCGGCACTCGGCGCCCGACTACCTCTCACCCAACGACTACGAAAGGAGG